Within the [Enterobacter] lignolyticus SCF1 genome, the region ACCGGCTATGGCCGCATAACGCGCGAAAACGGCAGCGTCAACGGCATTGTTGAGCAGAAAGACGCGTCGCAGGCGCAGCTGCAGATTAAAGAGATCAACACCGGTATTCTGATTGCCGGCGGGGCGGATTTAAAACGCTGGCTGGCGCAGCTCAACAACAATAATGCCCAGGGCGAGTTTTATATCACCGATATTATCGCCATGGCGTATCAGGAAGGCCGCGAAATCGCCGCCGTGCATCCTGACCGTCTGAGTGAAGTGGAAGGCGTTAACAACCGCCTGCAGCTCTCCCATCTTGAGCGCGTCTACCAGAGCGAGCAGGCTGAAAAGCTGCTGCTGGCGGGCGTGATGCTGCGCGATCCCTCACGTTTTGATCTCCGCGGCGTCCTCTCTCACGGGCGCGATGTGGAAATTGATACTAACGTTATTCTTGAAGGTCACGTTACGCTCGGCAATCGCGTCAAAATCGGCGCTGGCTGCGTGATTAAAAACAGCGTCATTGGCGATGATTGTGAAATCAGCCCGTATTCGGTCGTTGAGGACGCGCAGCTTGACGCCGCGTGCACGATCGGCCCGTTTGCCCGCCTGCGTCCTGGCGCACAGCTGCTGGAAGGGGCGCACGTCGGCAACTTCGTCGAGATGAAAAAAGCGCGTCTGGGTAAGGGCTCTAAAGCGGGCCATCTGAGCTATCTGGGCGATGCGGAAATTGGCGACAACGTGAATATCGGCGCCGGGACGATCACCTGCAACTACGATGGTGCGAATAAATTCAAAACCATTATCGGCGATGACGTGTTTGTCGGTTCCGATACCCAGCTGGTGGCGCCGGTCCGCGTCGGTAAAGGCGCAACCATTGCCGCAGGGACGACGGTGACGCGCGATATCGCCGATAATGAGCTGGTATTAAGCCGCGTGCCGCAGACCCATAAGCAGGGCTGGCTGCGTCCGGTGAAGAAAAAGTAACGGATTAACCCTCTCCCCACTGGGAAGAGGGCCGGGGTGAGGGGATAATATAATCCTCCCCCCACAAGCAGTACCCATAAAAATAACCCCACTCTCTACAAGGCTCGGGGCGCCCGGAAAAGGGCAAATACAGGTCGGCGACAACGCATGGCATAACGCCATATTCAGGAAATTTAACTATGTGTGGAATTGTTGGCGCAGTCGCGCAGCGTGATATTGCTGAAATCCTTCTCGAAGGTCTTCGTCGTCTGGAATACCGTGGCTATGACTCTGCGGGACTGGCCGTCGTTGATAGCGCAGGGCATATGACGCGCCTGCGTCGTCTCGGAAAAGTGCAGATGCTGGCTCAGGCGGCGGAAGAACATCCGCTGCATGGCGGTACCGGTATTGCGCATACGCGCTGGGCGACGCACGGAGAACCGTCCGAAGGCAACGCGCACCCTCACGTGTCAGAACACATCGTTGTGGTTCACAACGGCATTATCGAAAACCATGAGCCGCTGCGCGACATGCTGGCGTCTCGCGGCTACGTTTTTGTGTCGGAAACCGATACCGAGGTGATTGCTCACCTGGTGCACTGGGAGCTGGAACAGGGCGGTACGCTGCGTGAAGCGGTACTGCGCGCGATCCCGCAGCTGCGCGGCGCCTACGGCACGGTTATCATGGATACCCGCGACCCTGGCACTCTGCTGGCGGCCCGCTCCGGTAGCCCGCTGGTTATCGGTCTTGGCATGGGCGAGAACTTTATCGCCTCCGATCAGCTGGCTTTGCTGCCGGTAACCCGTCGCTTTATCTTCCTCGAAGAGGGTGATATCGCGGAGGTGACCCGCCGTTCGGTCACCGTCTTTGATAAATCCGGCGCGCAGGTACAGCGTCAGGATATCGAGTCCAATCTGCAGTACGACGCGGGTGATAAAGGCATCTACCGCCACTACATGCAAAAAGAGATTTACGAGCAGCCGAACGCGATTAAAAACACCCTGACCGGGCGCATCAGCCACGGCCAGGTGGATCTCAGCGAGCTGGGGGCGAATGCCAATGATATGCTCGCGAAGGTTGAGCATATCCAGATTGTCGCCTGCGGTACGTCCTATAACTCCGGTATGGTTTCCCGTTACTGGTTTGAGGCGCTGGCCGGAGTGCCGTGCGATGTCGAAATCGCCTCCGAGTTCCGCTATCGCAAGTCCGCCGTACGTCGCAACAGCCTGATGATCACCTTGTCGCAATCGGGTGAGACGGCGGATACGCTGGCGGCGCTGCGCCTGTCTAAAGAGCTGGGCTACCTCGGCTCGCTGGCGATTTGCAACGTGCCAGGCTCCTCGCTGGTGCGTGAGTCTGATCTCGCGCTGATGACCAAAGCGGGAACCGAAATCGGCGTAGCTTCCACCAAAGCGTTTACCACCCAGCTGACCGTTCTGCTGATGCTGGTGGCGAAGCTGTCGCAGCTGAAAGGGCTGGATGCCGCCATTGAGCAGGATATCGTCCAGGGCCTGCAGGCGCTGCCGAGCCGTATCGAACAGATGCTGTCGCAGGACAAACGCATTGAGCAGCTTGCTGAAGATTTCTCCGACAAGCATCACGCGCTGTTCCTTGGCCGCGGCGATCAGTACCCGATCGCCCTGGAAGGCGCGCTGAAGCTTAAAGAGATTTCCTACATTCACGCGGAAGCCTATGCCGCTGGCGAGCTGAAGCACGGCCCGCTGGCGCTGATTGACGCCGATATGCCGGTTATCGTGGTGGCGCCGAACAACGAGCTGCTGGAAAAACTGAAATCCAACATCGAAGAAGTTCGCGCCCGCGGCGGTCATCTGTATGTCTTTGCCGATCGCGATGCCGGCTTCTCCGGCAGCGACAACATGCACATCATTGAGATGCCGCATGTGGAAGAGGCTATTGCGCCTATCTTCTACACCGTTCCGCTGCAGCTGCTGGCCTATCACGTGGCGCTGATCAAAGGTACCGACGTTGACCAGCCGCGTAACCTGGCGAAATCGGTGACGGTTGAATAACATTTGCCGTTGTACGGTAAGGGCTGCCATTTGGCAGCCCTTTTTCTTGTTACTGTTTGTGACTAAACAGAGTCTTAAAATCAATTAATATTATTGCAATATAGTCGTTGGTATTGTATTTATAACCACGATTCTTGAAAATAAAATAACATGGTTGCTTTTGTTTTTCGCTTAATAATATTATTAAGCGCTACTCTATTGATGGTTTTTAAGTTTTTATTTCTTTGTATTTAAGTATAAATAATATTTAACTCTATTCTCCTAATGTAATATTCCCTACGCGCTACGTTGCATCGTTAGCGTGGCTTTTTATACATCTTTGATATGTATAAAAAGAAAGGATTTACCTTAATAATTAATGGAGTTGTTTAATGAAACGTAATTTAATTACCGGTGCGTTGGCGCTTTCCTCATTGTTAACCGTGGGTCAGGTACTGGCCGCTGATGGTACCGTTCATTTTCGCGGGGAGATTATTGATAGCACCTGTGAAGTGACGCCAGCCACTCAGGAGCAAAACGTTGATTTAGGGAAAGTGAACAAAACGGCGTTTACTGGGGTGACCAGCGAAGCGTCTTCAAAAGACTTTACGATCAGCCTGCAAAACTGTCCGGATACCTATACCAAAGCGGCTATCCGCTTTGATGGTACTGAAGACAACAACAGCGCGGGCGATCTGGCTATCGGCAACCCAATGGAAACCGGTACACCGGGTGATTATACCGGTGACCAGCCGTCCGCAATTGCAGCAAGCGGTGTGGCTATTCGTATCCATAACAAGAGCGATAATAGCATTGTTAAGCTGTATAATGATTCCGCGTGGACTGATATTGATCCAACATCGCATGGCGCTGATTTGAAATTTATCGCCCGCTATATTCAGACGACAGCTCAGGTCACTGCCGGTACCGGTAACGCCGATTCCCAGTTTACCGTCGAGTATCAAAAATAATCCCCATTATTTTTCTGTGAAACGAGAACCTGTTTACCTTTTGGGGTAAGGCGTTGTTTTGCCGTAATTCCAGCATAATAAACAGGTTCTTTTTAGAAAATTCAGCAGGGATGATCTCTATGGTCTGGCGTCTGTTAAGCAGTTTAATTGTTGCACTGTGGTTTTTTTATTCATCAATGGTGAATGCCGGGATTGTTATTGGCGGCACTCGATTAATTTATGCCAGTGACAAATCTGATGCGACTATCTCGGTGTTTAATAAAGAGGTGAAAATTCCTTATCTGATTCAGGTATGGATTGACCCTTTTAATAAAACAGATAGCGTGAAACCACCGTTTACGGCTATTCCTCCGGTTTCTCGTCTGGAACCAGGGCAGGAAAAAATCCTGCGTATTATTAAAACCCAGGGTGACTTACCGCAGGATCGGGAATCCGTATTCTGGCTGAATGTAAAAAATATCCCCCCGGCCAGTACGAAAACAGATTCCAGCACGCTCGAAATCGCAATTAAAACCCGTATTAAGCTGTTCTGGCGCCCGGCGTCGATAAAAATTATCCCGGAAGGTGCTGCCCCGAAGGTGAAATGGCGTCGGCAGGGAAATCAGCTGGTGGTTGAAAACCCCACGCCTGTTCATATCAACGTGATGGACATCAGCGTGGATGGTAAAGACATCGCACTCAATATGGTTCGTCCATTTGAAACGCTGACGTTACCGCTCCCGGTCGGAGTGGCGGGGCATAAGCTGGTCTGGCGTTTTATTAATGACTATGGCGCCGTCAGCGCGCCGCTGACATTGTCCCTGTGACGGTAAGGACGTAATACATGACACAGGTACGTCTTGCTCTGGCGCTGGCGTCAGGCGTTGCGCTGGGCGTCGGGTCTAATGCTCATGCTCGCGACAGCGTATTTAACCCGGCGTTGCTGGAAATCGATCACCCGATGAATATTGATATTCGTCAGTTCAACAGGACGAATACGTTGCCGGCCGGTGAATATAAGGTGGATCTTTATATTAACGGCAAACTGCTGGATCGGCGGATGGTCACCTTTGTACAGGATAAACCTGATGGCGAACTGCATCCCTGCTTTACGGAGGTAAAGGAGACGCTGAAAAGTTTTGGCGTAAAAGTGGATGCGCTAAAAACGCTGGAAAATGTCGATGATAAAGCCTGCATCAACCCGGTACCTTTAATTGACGGCGCCGTCTGGACGCTGGATGCGGATAAACTGACGCTAGCGCTTTCTGTTCCACAGATATATCTGGATATCGCCGCGCGCGACACCATCCCCCCTTCGCGTTGGGATGAAGGGATCACCGCGCTGATGATGAATTACGATCTCTCCGGGACGCATACGGTCAAATCGGACTACGATGAGAGCGACTATTACTACCTGAACCTGCAGAACGGTTTCAACCTTGGCGCCTGGCGTTTACGTAATTACAGTACGCTCAACCACTCTGATGGCCGAACGGATTACCACTCAATAAGCTCCTATGTCCAGCGCGATATCGCCGTGCTGCGCAGCCAGGTCATGCTGGGTGATACCTGGACGGCCAGCGACGTTTTCGATAGCACGCAAATCCGTGGCGCCCGTTTGTATACCGATGATGACATGCTCCCCAGCAGTCAGAATGGTTTTGCGCCGGTGGTGCGTGGGGTAGCCAGAACCAATGCCACGGTCATTATTAAGCAAAATGGCTACGTCATTTATCAGTCCGCTGTGCCGCAAGGCGCGTTTGCGATAACGGACATGAATACCACCAATTCGGGTGGCGATCTGGATGTCACTATTAAGGAAGAGGACGGCAGCGAGCAGCACTTTACCCAGCCGTATGCGTCGCTGGCGATATTAAAGCGTGAAGGGCAGACGGACGTTGATATCAGCGTCGGTGAGTTGCGTAATCAGGATCACTTCACGCCAAATGTGCTGCAGGCGCAGATCCTGCATGGCCTGCCGTGGGGGATGACGGTATATGGCGGCGTACAGGCGGCAGAAGATTATGATTCCCTTGCGCTGGGGATGGGGAAGGATTTAGGGGATATTGGCGCCATTTCTTTTGACGTCACGCATGCACGGGCCCGTTTTGACGACGGTGATGATGAAAGCGGGCAATCCTATCGCTTTCTCTACTCTAAGCGTTTTGATGAAACGGACACCAATTTCCGCCTGGTAGGCTATCGCTACTCGACGCAGGGCTACTACAGCATGAACGAGTGGGCGCAGCGGCAGGATGACGCCAGCGATTTCTGGATTAGCGGTAACCGCCGCAGCCGGCTCGAGGGAACCTGGACGCAATCCTTTGGCAATGGTTGGGGAAACCTCTATCTGACGGTCAGTCGTCAGCAATACTGGAAAACGGATGAGGTTGAACGCCTGGTGCAGTTAGGCTACAGCAATTACTGGCACCGGATTTCGTGGAATATCTCCTGGAACTATACCGATTCTATCAACCATAGCTCCGGCTATTATGGCCATAATAATCATGATGATAGTAATTATGACGGCGAACAGATTTTCATGTTGTCCGTGTCTATCCCGTTATCCGGGTGGATGGAAAACAGCTATGTGAACTATTCATTAACGCAAAACAATCACAACGAAAGCACCATGCAGGCGGGTCTGAACGGTACGCTGCTGGAGGGGCATAATCTGAGCTACAACCTTCAGGAATCGTGGATAAGTTCGCCGGAGGATACCTACAGCGGCAGCGCCGGGCTGAGCTATGACGGAACCTATGGCTCGGTGAATGGTTCGTATGATTACAGCCGAGGTTCGCAGCGTCTGAATTACGGCGTGAAGGGCGGTGTTCTGGTACATGCGGATGGTGTGACCTTCTCGCAGCAGTTGGGGGAAACGGTCGCGCTGATTAAAGCGCCTGGCGCAGAAGGGATGGGGATCGACAACGCGACGGGGGTTTCCACCGACTGGCGCGGCTATACGGTAAAAACGCAAATGACGCCGTATGATGAGAACCGGGTGTCCATCAGCAGCGATTACTTTGAAAAAGCCAACGTCGAGCTGGAAAACAGCGTAGTGAATATTGTACCTACGCGAGGCGCGGTGGTGAGAGCGGAATTTGTCACCCACGTTGGCTATCGTGTGCTGTTTAATGTGCATCTGCCTGATGGAGCCTCCGTACCTTTTGGTGCGATGGCGTCCGCTGAGCTTGAATCGGGCACCGTAACGGGCATTGTGGGAGATAACGGCGATTTGTATCTTTCTGGTATGCCAATCGAAGGAACACTCTCTTTGCGTTGGGGAGAAAGTAGCGCAAAAACATGCCATGTTTCATACCGTCTGGATGAAAAACAATTAAAAGATGGGCTAATTCAGACACCAGCATCTTGTCGCTAAAGGAATAGAGAATGAAAAAAATATTGTCAGGGCTAATTATGCTGTTTTTTTGCTACGACTGCTTCGCCGCAGGCGATGGCGTTTGTCATAATTCGGATGGGTCAACGCACATGTTAAACTTATCATTTGGACCAATAACCATTTCGTCGGCAAATAATCAGACGGGCTATACCGTGGTAGATGCGTTAACGAACACGACGGGAACCTATCCGGTGCGGTGTCATTGCGACGATCAGCATGGCGGACAACCACCTTATTCAGATACCACTTTTTATCCTATTTACTATATTGGCGATCCAGCACCTGGACTCATTCTCGATCGCGCTATGGGTGGGTTAAATTACTATATATTAAAAGATACATCTGGATCTGAAACGCTTTCTGTTGGTGTGAAGGTTTTTATTATAAATAATCAGTATGCAGCAATACCTTTTGATCATTTATCAAACCAGTCAACTAGTCCTTCACATACGTGCGGTGCGGGTAATGACGGTAGTACTATTAACCTGGATTCCGGTCGTTCAGCTAAACTCTCTTTTTATCTTCGTCATCCGGTTATGGGGACGATAGATATCCCGCAAACTGAAGTAGCGTGGCTTTATGCCGGAATGTCCGATGACTTTCCCCGCACAACACCGGTTTCAAAAGTTACGATTAAAGGACAGCTTATTGCCCCGCAAAATTGTGAAATAAACCAGGGGCAAGTTATTGATATCGACTTAGGTAAAATTTATGCCAGCGAGTTTTCCTCAACGCCAGGCGCCGTTGTATCAGGAAGAAAGATAAAAACGGATGTAGCGGTATCCTGTACTGGAATGTCGGAGGTGCGCAACACGGCAAAGATTAACGCTTCGTTTGTTGCCCAGGCTCCGAGCGCGGATGCGTCCATGGTAACCACCAGCAACCCCGATGTTGGCGTCAAAATCTACGATCGAGATGGAAGCCCCGTTCGCGTTGATGGGAGTTCATTAATGCCCGCGGACATGTCAGCGATCAGCCTTGTGGGTAATACGAATGGCAGCGTTACGTTTTACTCCGCACCGGCAAGCCTCACGGGAAACAAGCCAACCCCCAACACGTTTGATGCCTGGGCCACTTTGGTTATTGAGTTTTCAAACTGATTAACGTCTATACGCAACGGTTGTCTCAGGCAGCCGTTGTCATTTTAGCTATTCTGTACCAGACTATCTTTCATGCAATATGACAAAATAATGACAGTGCAATGTATGCGCATCATTATAAATCAATGAGTTATATCGCACTCTTCGATTGTCATAAAACTGTCATAATTCGTACATTTAACTGTCACCTGTTTGTCCTATTTTGCTCACCGTAGCCACTTAAACAACGATTTACGAATTCTTGCAGGAGACATTATGAAAGTTATGCGTACCACTGTCGCAACTGTTGTCGCCGCGACCTTATCGATGAGCGCTTTCTCTGCATTTGCAGAAGCAAGCCTGACTGGCGCTGGTGCAACGTTCCCTGCGCCGGTGTATGCCAAATGGGCGGATACCTACCAGAAAGAAACCGGCAACAAGGTTAACTATCAGGGTATCGGCTCCTCCGGTGGCGTTAAACAAATTACAGCAAATACCGTTGACTTCGGCGCGTCTGATGCTCCGCTGAGCGACGATAAGCTCTCCCAGGAAGGCCTGTTCCAGTTCCCGACCGTGATTGGCGGCGTGGTGCTGGCGGTGAACCTGCCTGGCTTCAAATCCGGTGAGCTGGTGCTCGACGGTAAAACCCTGGGCGATATCTACCTGGGCAAAATTAAAAAGTGGGACGACGAAGCGATTGTTAAGCTGAACCCGGGCAAGAAGCTGCCTTCTCAGAACATCGCCGTTGTTCGTCGCGCTGACGGTTCTGGTACCTCTTTCGTGTTCACCAGCTACCTGGCTAAAGTAAACGAAGAGTGGAAGTCCAAAATCGGCGCTGGCTCTACCGTTAACTGGCCGACCGGTCTGGGCGGCAAAGGTAACGACGGTATCGCGGCGTTCGTACAGCGTCTGCCGGGTTCCATCGGCTACGTTGAATATGCTTACGCGAAGCAGAACAACCTGACCTACACCAAGCTGAAGTCTGCTGATGGCGCCGACGTTAGCCCGACCGAAACGAGCTTCTCCAACGCGGCGAAAGGCGCTGACTGGAACAAATCCTTCGCTCAGGACCTGACCAACCAGAAAGGCGCGGACGTGTGGCCAATCACCTCCACCACCTTCATTCTGGTGCACAAAGAGCAGAAGAAACCTGAGCAGGGCGCTGAAGTGCTGAAATTCTTTGACTGGGCCTACAAAAAAGGCGGTAAAGAAGCGAATGCGCTGGACTACGCTACCCTGCCGGAAAGCGTGATTGAGCAGGTTCGCGCAGCATGGAAGACCAACGTGAAAGACAGCAGCGGTAAAGCGCTGTACTAATTGGAAATATTGACGAAAATGAC harbors:
- a CDS encoding fimbrial chaperone, whose translation is MVWRLLSSLIVALWFFYSSMVNAGIVIGGTRLIYASDKSDATISVFNKEVKIPYLIQVWIDPFNKTDSVKPPFTAIPPVSRLEPGQEKILRIIKTQGDLPQDRESVFWLNVKNIPPASTKTDSSTLEIAIKTRIKLFWRPASIKIIPEGAAPKVKWRRQGNQLVVENPTPVHINVMDISVDGKDIALNMVRPFETLTLPLPVGVAGHKLVWRFINDYGAVSAPLTLSL
- the pstS gene encoding phosphate ABC transporter substrate-binding protein PstS, giving the protein MKVMRTTVATVVAATLSMSAFSAFAEASLTGAGATFPAPVYAKWADTYQKETGNKVNYQGIGSSGGVKQITANTVDFGASDAPLSDDKLSQEGLFQFPTVIGGVVLAVNLPGFKSGELVLDGKTLGDIYLGKIKKWDDEAIVKLNPGKKLPSQNIAVVRRADGSGTSFVFTSYLAKVNEEWKSKIGAGSTVNWPTGLGGKGNDGIAAFVQRLPGSIGYVEYAYAKQNNLTYTKLKSADGADVSPTETSFSNAAKGADWNKSFAQDLTNQKGADVWPITSTTFILVHKEQKKPEQGAEVLKFFDWAYKKGGKEANALDYATLPESVIEQVRAAWKTNVKDSSGKALY
- the glmU gene encoding bifunctional UDP-N-acetylglucosamine diphosphorylase/glucosamine-1-phosphate N-acetyltransferase GlmU, producing the protein MSNSAMSVVILAAGKGTRMYSDLPKVLHTLAGKPMVQHVIDAAKHLGAAQVHLVYGHGGELLQQTLREDKLNWVLQAEQLGTGHAMQQAAPYFADDEDIMMLYGDVPLISVATLKRLRDAKPQGGIGLLTVKLDDPTGYGRITRENGSVNGIVEQKDASQAQLQIKEINTGILIAGGADLKRWLAQLNNNNAQGEFYITDIIAMAYQEGREIAAVHPDRLSEVEGVNNRLQLSHLERVYQSEQAEKLLLAGVMLRDPSRFDLRGVLSHGRDVEIDTNVILEGHVTLGNRVKIGAGCVIKNSVIGDDCEISPYSVVEDAQLDAACTIGPFARLRPGAQLLEGAHVGNFVEMKKARLGKGSKAGHLSYLGDAEIGDNVNIGAGTITCNYDGANKFKTIIGDDVFVGSDTQLVAPVRVGKGATIAAGTTVTRDIADNELVLSRVPQTHKQGWLRPVKKK
- a CDS encoding fimbrial protein; the encoded protein is MKKILSGLIMLFFCYDCFAAGDGVCHNSDGSTHMLNLSFGPITISSANNQTGYTVVDALTNTTGTYPVRCHCDDQHGGQPPYSDTTFYPIYYIGDPAPGLILDRAMGGLNYYILKDTSGSETLSVGVKVFIINNQYAAIPFDHLSNQSTSPSHTCGAGNDGSTINLDSGRSAKLSFYLRHPVMGTIDIPQTEVAWLYAGMSDDFPRTTPVSKVTIKGQLIAPQNCEINQGQVIDIDLGKIYASEFSSTPGAVVSGRKIKTDVAVSCTGMSEVRNTAKINASFVAQAPSADASMVTTSNPDVGVKIYDRDGSPVRVDGSSLMPADMSAISLVGNTNGSVTFYSAPASLTGNKPTPNTFDAWATLVIEFSN
- the glmS gene encoding glutamine--fructose-6-phosphate transaminase (isomerizing), encoding MCGIVGAVAQRDIAEILLEGLRRLEYRGYDSAGLAVVDSAGHMTRLRRLGKVQMLAQAAEEHPLHGGTGIAHTRWATHGEPSEGNAHPHVSEHIVVVHNGIIENHEPLRDMLASRGYVFVSETDTEVIAHLVHWELEQGGTLREAVLRAIPQLRGAYGTVIMDTRDPGTLLAARSGSPLVIGLGMGENFIASDQLALLPVTRRFIFLEEGDIAEVTRRSVTVFDKSGAQVQRQDIESNLQYDAGDKGIYRHYMQKEIYEQPNAIKNTLTGRISHGQVDLSELGANANDMLAKVEHIQIVACGTSYNSGMVSRYWFEALAGVPCDVEIASEFRYRKSAVRRNSLMITLSQSGETADTLAALRLSKELGYLGSLAICNVPGSSLVRESDLALMTKAGTEIGVASTKAFTTQLTVLLMLVAKLSQLKGLDAAIEQDIVQGLQALPSRIEQMLSQDKRIEQLAEDFSDKHHALFLGRGDQYPIALEGALKLKEISYIHAEAYAAGELKHGPLALIDADMPVIVVAPNNELLEKLKSNIEEVRARGGHLYVFADRDAGFSGSDNMHIIEMPHVEEAIAPIFYTVPLQLLAYHVALIKGTDVDQPRNLAKSVTVE
- a CDS encoding fimbria/pilus outer membrane usher protein, with protein sequence MTQVRLALALASGVALGVGSNAHARDSVFNPALLEIDHPMNIDIRQFNRTNTLPAGEYKVDLYINGKLLDRRMVTFVQDKPDGELHPCFTEVKETLKSFGVKVDALKTLENVDDKACINPVPLIDGAVWTLDADKLTLALSVPQIYLDIAARDTIPPSRWDEGITALMMNYDLSGTHTVKSDYDESDYYYLNLQNGFNLGAWRLRNYSTLNHSDGRTDYHSISSYVQRDIAVLRSQVMLGDTWTASDVFDSTQIRGARLYTDDDMLPSSQNGFAPVVRGVARTNATVIIKQNGYVIYQSAVPQGAFAITDMNTTNSGGDLDVTIKEEDGSEQHFTQPYASLAILKREGQTDVDISVGELRNQDHFTPNVLQAQILHGLPWGMTVYGGVQAAEDYDSLALGMGKDLGDIGAISFDVTHARARFDDGDDESGQSYRFLYSKRFDETDTNFRLVGYRYSTQGYYSMNEWAQRQDDASDFWISGNRRSRLEGTWTQSFGNGWGNLYLTVSRQQYWKTDEVERLVQLGYSNYWHRISWNISWNYTDSINHSSGYYGHNNHDDSNYDGEQIFMLSVSIPLSGWMENSYVNYSLTQNNHNESTMQAGLNGTLLEGHNLSYNLQESWISSPEDTYSGSAGLSYDGTYGSVNGSYDYSRGSQRLNYGVKGGVLVHADGVTFSQQLGETVALIKAPGAEGMGIDNATGVSTDWRGYTVKTQMTPYDENRVSISSDYFEKANVELENSVVNIVPTRGAVVRAEFVTHVGYRVLFNVHLPDGASVPFGAMASAELESGTVTGIVGDNGDLYLSGMPIEGTLSLRWGESSAKTCHVSYRLDEKQLKDGLIQTPASCR
- a CDS encoding chaperone-usher fimbrial major subunit, yielding MKRNLITGALALSSLLTVGQVLAADGTVHFRGEIIDSTCEVTPATQEQNVDLGKVNKTAFTGVTSEASSKDFTISLQNCPDTYTKAAIRFDGTEDNNSAGDLAIGNPMETGTPGDYTGDQPSAIAASGVAIRIHNKSDNSIVKLYNDSAWTDIDPTSHGADLKFIARYIQTTAQVTAGTGNADSQFTVEYQK